tgacaaagcgacggatcagtcccgctgcggcgggaccaccgtcaaagcttagcccctgtcagtccccttccttcaggctactacagtggtagattcagcagccaacaagccggtgttaacgcccgcttgcctgcgctcaaacgccgttttcacggcgacccaaataaatctggtaaagagcaagcatgccatatgtgtagaaaatgtgcccacaacccagtgttcacctctacacacaagcattacacatcccgtgtccataccagagagcaaacatgtcttatgtgtagaaaatgtgcccacaatccagcttacgcaatactcgttccctcatctagagagaaccgaggttacgttagtaaccgattcgttttcgcTACCCTCATGTTATGGTGTCAGGTAAGCATGACTTGCAATCAACACAAACTTATATCATTGTCATTTTAGAGCTAAACTGCCAACTGGAATTTTGTTTACAGATCCTCTCAAGCCTTGGATATGGAATTGGGGAAGCCAAGACACTCCATCATCCCAGTGCAGCTGATACAGTGATGTTCCCAAGATAGtttacataaacacactcacatggACTCAAACATGTAGACCTCACATCTTGTGCTAAAGGAATTCTTTTGGCCATACCAAAACATATAACTTAATTTAAGATAATGAGTCTAAATCAGGAGTAAAGCGACATTAATGCTACCTTTCTGTGTGTATAAAAAGCATGTTGTTTCTCTGTATTATGAGAGGCTGAAGTCTGCACAGATGTAATTAGCAGCACATGGCAGTGTAGTCGAGACCAGCTTAGACAAGAgtttttatgaatgtattaaatgtatagtttaaagAACTATTTACTCTATGCGCATGCATCAAATAAACCTAATTTATAATGTTCTTAATCTTATGTTGATTAAACAATATCACcagttcagtaaaaaaaaaataaattacatgtcCAAGGTTAAGTGAACAAATTGGTATTACAATTACGACATGTCAgtgttaaaaaaatgtcagagaaaaactaaaattaaaggtTTAAAGAGCCTATGTGGCTTACAGTAGCACTGCAATACAAACTGCCAGCTTCTGTATACTATTATATTCTAttcaattcaagtcaagtaaacatttctgctttataaaatacagtattactCTACTATAACTAAAATGAGccaaaaaaaaaccaaacaaacaataatgtataaaatatgacAATATTCACACAGAAAGTGAATccaaatatttacattacatttgtaaACGTTTTCCTCAGTTGCACTACTATATTTAATTCATTGTAAATCAAGTAAGCATTTCTGCTTACTTTTGCCTGCAAGATTTAATCTCGGGGTATGCAcagaaaccattttttttattttttagaaacaattAAATTCTGATAACTTTGATAGAAATGGAAGTGTAAGCAggagttctagcaggaagactcatGGTCTTCACGGTTTCATTCAATCAGAATCCAGCCTCTGCTTTGTAAGCTCACACAGCTATCATCGTTCGAAAAGCCTCATTGTTTTCACCCCCACCCACCCGATCACACAtttagtgtgaacagccccttattaaCTAGACACAGCGCCAATGGAGGTTTCTCAAATTACCTCTCTAAAAGCAGTATTTTTTATATTGACTGTATGTAGATATCCACTTTATccaacatttgtttgttttctattttctaaAGTATCCTGATGCTGTTTTAATGAGTGAGAAGCTTCTGCATATTATTCAGTGAGATAGCAGTCTGAACTAATCAGACTGAATATCCAATCGATTCAGACCTTTTAATTCTAACCTGTTTGGCCAATTTGGTGAAAAGAACTGACTTTATTTGTGAACTGGGCATCACTATTTCTGACTCAGTAGACTGAAATGCGGGACAAACGTCAAGATCTTTGATATTTTCAGTCAAAAATGGCCTAGTCCggtctcgagtactacaacactggcaCATGGAACTCTGCGCAGACATAACACTGACAAAAATTAGAGACAGTTACTAGGGTGGCTAAAGTTCCACCAGCCAAGACTGCCAACTCTTGCAATCATCAATGGACATCTgctacaattatttttaattttagctTGCACAATTTGTCTCCTGTACCCCTAATACCTAAATATCCCTTCACTTTTCACAGTTCAAAGGACCTTGGACTTTCAAGAAAAGCTGTATGCGATGGATGCCCTTTTCATAGGCCCTGCTGTTCAATCACAACACAGTGATAATTGGTTCCTGGTTTTTCTGCTCACTGCAAAATGCCCCACTCAACAGATAATGAGATGAGATTTTCCTGGTATTGACCCCATAAAGAAATCTaaatggtaatatatatataaaaaaagtgtgtgtatttgtgtgtgcataaGTGAAGtcgaaaaagaaaatcatacatgaACATGCATATTACATAAAAAAGTTTTACAACCATAAccataaaattatcatttttatatatGTAACATACATTTTCCCATTTACCCACATACGACATTCATATAGGATATATGAATTGCTACatgtcacatacagtatatatatggatACATACTATATTAGAATGTATCGTAGTGAAAAACAGTTCTCCACTTCATGTTTGCACctttactttaaaatatatgtCACAAACAGTGGAATTGGAAATATATGCCCACAAACAGTATAATAACTATAATTTTATAGTAATGTTCATATATGCCCATATATTTCAATCAATAGCTTTGATATATGTGGAAACTAAAGTCGTACAATagactataataaaaaaaaagccaatgCCAATATAAGAAATCCATATGTTATGTCTGAATGGATTTAAAGACATTAACCTGGATTCATCTTCCTTTTCATGACTTCTTACATAGTTCACAGTACTTATTTTTGTGAAGGATGTTGGGAATGCCGGGCTCTGGTGTCTTGCTTCATTTTTATTCCTCCCTCAGCTAATTGTACTCCTGTGGGGGAGTATTAAGGAGATATTTTGGTCCTTATGTCTCCCTCCTAAaatcctttcccattttaaaccaCTCCTCTCAGAGAGGCAGTAGGCGCCTTCACTCAACAGACCAAAATAGCCCAAAAAATAGCATGCTTACATGAAGCCCACTCCCCATCCAAAGTCAGGTCTTGCTCTGACAGCACAGCTCTGGGAAGGGGAGagacattgacacacacacacacacacacacacacacacacacacacacacacacacacacacacacacagacagacacacacagacactggaGCAAGGAAGAATCCTCAATCAGCCACCCACAGAATTTATGAGCATTGCTGAGAGTAACTGGACTAAGAGGACAGGAGCAAAGATTTCAATTTTCACGCAGATTGGGggatttacataatttcagtgcTTATGAAAAGAGAGACTATTtgaaacaaaaaccaaacagcTGAAAAAGTTCCACTCTGAGATTGTCATCATGAAGTTACGTGTGGCACAATTTTTTGCTGGGCTCTTTGGTGCCTTGGCAACTCtattaattctcttatcattagGTGATTATTGGCTCTTGGCATCAGAGACCTGCACACCACATTCAGATGGACTGAGCACTTTGGAGGTGGGTGGAAGCTTTTAGGGGAAAGAGAAATAGCTGTTAAAGAACAAGCCGTAAGCACCATGTACACTTGTACAAATATTTCATTGATATGAAGGTTAGCTCTGGGACATTATCTGAAGACTAGATCTAGTGAAGGATGatatttaaaattatgaaattgtTCTCTCCAGAAATATTAACTACATTTATTTTGGACATTAGTGTATATTTTCAACCAAACTGTGTTAATCCTATCATCCTGTTGTTTGATTCTTATTAAAGCAAATTCTTTGAGCAGTCATGGGCTTATTTGGGTTCTTACCAGTCACAGTCATATGACATGCTTGTGCGTCACTATTTACAGTCTTTGAGTTGTTGTAAAGTAGACTATCACACGCTGCAGTGTGATACCACACTTGATACTGAGCAATGAAACTGGAATCTGACCGCAATATCTATTCATAGGTGTCAAACATGAATAAGATTTCTCCTTACAGAGAGTTGACAGGGACAAATATTGAGTTGTTTCTGAGATACGTCTGTGTTTGAGAAGGTTGAGAGATGTATAAAAAAGTGCCTGATTAAAGGTTAAGTTTATGTCAAGGTAACCAGCGGCATTCATAGGCTGTGCCTGGAATATCAACAACACCAAAACtacatgttgtgttttggatgctgttaCACCACTAGGCACAGACTTTAACACGTTTAACCAacaagacttccttggtcaaccagtaTAATGAAAGATCATACAGGTCAACCAACCTCAGTAGCTGTTATGGTCTAACAGCAAGACCAGCAGCTTTCTAATAATAATCAGAATGGATCATCTTGGAAATTGCATTgtggtttaagcagtttttttcATCAAGGAAGTCTTTAAGCAAGCTTCTGGGTGAATAGCACTAATAGTAGGTCGAACaatctgctgctgaaatcagtctatgATTACTGAAAATCAATCCACTGCCCTAAAGCTGGAAAtgtttttgaggtgaaatgtccacagggtgctGGCAAAAGTGTTGTATTTCTAgttttaaaggagcaatatgtaatatatttactgtactaaagcataaaattatcataatatgtcattagagaattaggaaaatTTGAAATAATGTTGAAATATTTAGTAATTGAAATACttagttgaaatactggcttctccgaaaacaatgctacagccagtatattctactttgaaatgtccattccgggccggaatttctgtttgtgcttTGGcttgtgtgatcccacccactgcccatttcccaatagtacttagacaccccgggttgccagatttgaaacaagttagcgggtAAACACAGTGCGCTGCAGCCacggaagccagcaatacatttagctaacattgacagagttataaataTTCCACATGAGCTgctttataatttgcaaacaataaaaacattgcaagtgcacagtatacattagctgatcaacttacagtgtaaggctcgtcaCTTGCCATAGTCAGTTTgcttcaacctggcaacctacgtAAGCGAGCAGGGGTCGGTGgtgacaactctctccaatatttttaatttggtcTGCAGAATCATTTTAAACGCTTTaagtcaatgttacatattgctcctttaaattACATCATATAATACCATCAAcatgaatgcacattttatttaccctatgccctaacccaaaccccaaaccccaaacctaaacctaacagtggagtaaaaaaaaataagtgggGTCAGTTTCAAAGTACGGAAGCAGCATGTTGATTACATGTGTGATCATGTTCATCATGTTGAATCTGAGTTATTATTCCATGTTTGTCTTTCTGCTGTATTAAGACACACTTTTCCCAGACCAAAACCACCTCTGCAAACAATAACAGTTTATAAAGTCCTTAACATCCCTTTTTTTGTATCCTGCAGCTAAACACATAAACAACACAGTGCTGGttggattacttgtgaattgtaatcaggtacaGATTACAAATGACATGACAAAAAATTAAATCAGTTACATAATCTAAtccgattacttttggattactttcaacctaattcttttttattttatgtcacatgcatttcagcaggataataattttaacaaaagtacaaagaggaacaaaatgtattacattctttattactaacaaaaagatcgttattaaatttttttaaaagtgcagtaaacattacatgaatgaaataaacattaaatctaacaaCAATGACACTGCATGGCTAGAGTTTAcaattcaaaacactgagacatcaagttcattttaagtgcacaAAACAATAGCGGCATTACGAACATTAATGACCATAAGATcaacataaaataatcataaaatgaacaaaaataaactaccataaaatcaacagcaacaaCGTTGCCTAGATCAAATATTTCATCTAAAAactataaaacacatttaacGCTTACTGCTTACTGATAGTCAATCACCTGTTCCAAAGATGAGGTGGATATCATACTGCTGTAATGTAAAAGGTTCACATGCTCAACATTTTCAGACGGGGTAAGAAAatgatgatattgatatgaaaattatttcagattacaagtattttaatgtgtcatttaatccaattaaaagtactttatttttttaatctgattacataatacagattacatgCAATCCTTTACTACCCATTATTGACAGCAGACTCGCACCCACAGACTGCAGCCTGCAGTCCTCAAGCTATTTTTAGCTTTTGTCACATCAATGGCTCCGCAACAGGTGCCCATTGCTCTCTGACCTTTGCTCTTTACTCACAGCAAGGTGATGTGCTGGTCAACCATGGCCCATTAAAGAGTGAAGGCCATAATATTACCTTTTCCCATGAGGGTTTCATGTGGCGCTGTACCTTTGATGACAAAATGGAGGAGGACAACCTGTGGGAGTTTTGGTTTGGTAAGAGAGATTGTTATATTTTCTTATGGTGACATATGAGTTTCAGAGGGGTCTGTTGTTGTATTCCAAGATCAAAAAGTTGTCCTTTAGGTGCAAAATCTACAACCGAGGAGGATCTAAAAGACTTAGGTCACCACTTTATAAAATTGTTAGTGAGTTATTTCATTATAGAAAGTGCGAGGAGTGTGGTTTTGGCCCTTTTTGAGACTTTGCactaaatatacagtactgtgcaaaagtcttatgcacattagatgtttcacaaaaacatttgtcttaagatggttatttatatcttcagctttagtgtgtcataggatacatacattttatactaccaaacattccttttgcaaatagaatagaatcgtagaacagggagccctgcaacagatggcatggcccacACTGAaaatcgagtcagtctgggattacatgaagaatTAGAAGCAATTGAGTCAGCCCAAATAGATAGatgaactgtggcaaattctccaagaagcttggaacatcctatctgccaacaaccaagaaaaacagtgtccaggtgtacctaggagaattggtgctgtttggcaggcaaaggttgtcacacataatattgatttagatttttttatgtttactggacttgaaattaagtgataaatgaaaactatttattttttgaagacatcttcactatgcaaaatttttcacaagtgcctaaatcttttgcacagtactgtacatcaaTCAAAGGCCTCTGACCTGTTGCCCTACAGAAGGTCAAAGAATGTTCATAGAGAAAGTGAATAAGTGTTTGGGTTACTTCAGTTGGCAAATTACTTTAATGAGGTCATGTACACTTTTTAATATTcattgaaacagtgattaaaacctCTTGTACTAATACATGCCAATTTTCTTTGTTCTTCCAATAGAACAGGAAGGTGTGCATGTAAAGGTATGCACACCTGCATATCTTCTTCCCTTTCCAATCCCTGACGAGACCTACAACACCACTAGCTATACATCTGCCATAagtaagacatttttttaaatgtatggactttttatttataatacattgCATGTTTTTTGCTTCACAGTTGAATTACTGTGAATTTAGATCACATGATAATAATGACTGATTAGGGATCTTTAAACTTCTATCAGCACCACACTTCTTATACAGTACAAAAGTATATATACAGAATAATATGCTGTTTTGTTTGTTGCTAGCTAGCAACAAGCTGCAAGGTTAAATAGAGTTATTTGAACAGATAAAATATAAgttggattaccacaaaaaagtttTTGTACATAAAGTATTTGAGGAGAGTCTACATTTTAACTTGACATCAAAGAAACACATTTTCGGAGGTcatgtgatgccatgcgaggttcggacatgtgaatggcgagctctgcgtaCTTTGCttgtttttatacttttaatgatataaaccagtgagatttgatacaccctgattcataactgttctaggaagacaacatgtcaaagaattcaaaattctcgggctctggagacattaaaagacacttatgtgctcaagatgACACCCCCAGAGGCCCAGAGGCCTCAGACCAGGGAGTCAATTTGGCTGGAGAGGTGAAATAGATTTGCATAATTCGAATAGCtgaatacgtcgatcgatcactgccatggagacgaaattcactgagatggttacaagagtgggggatgccgagaaacagattgattatctggagtcatcggagaggaaattagctgctaatccgctagtgaccaaaACAGACTTGGAGCATGTATGGGAAAAGTTGGAGGATATGGAAAATCATAGTTGGCGgaacaacgtccgaattgttggaaatcctgagggagcagagggacagaatatggtggaattcctagATTGACTTTTTTGCAAGTCTGCttacataacaggccataagctggaagtCGTGCGATCTCACAGGAtgcgatccgctgagggagacaggccctgatcaattctggccaaatttctgagatcatccgaaaAATATTTATTACGCGAGGCGAGGAGCAatggaaggctttcttggaagaaccacaacattttcttgttcaaagactttgtgaatttgacaagagagaaacttgattgattcaaggaatgcaagaaactatTACGTCAAAAGAagtttgcttttgcactgatgtgcctggccaaattgagaatagatactaaggatggccgcaaggTATTTACATATCCACAACAAGCGATGCCCttaataaagtcaatggagtgagtaagtcaTTATATGATTCTCACATTGCAGctgagtgggcctgactcactgaacattgaCTGACCGAGGAAACTGGtcacattttttgtttctttttgtgcggTTGCCGCCTAGCGGCAGGAGTTTGTTTTGTTAAGTAACACTCTTtcaggacagttttgtggatgaatctgcatgttctttgtgcttatgcctcctattggttggagtttgttttgtggagtatttcttgcaggacattggagtgattgaaTCATCTGATGCACTCATGTAATAGTCGAATGGGCCggttcactgaacattcgtttgactgcgtGAGGAAActgaaaggctttttttttttttcgctagtggctgaagcttgttttgtggaggaacacatcttgatgacagttatgtggatgaatctacatgttctttttctttataccgcctattggctggagtttgttttacagaTTCTTTTCTgatatgtaattctgtctcacacaatttgtatagaaacaccggattTAAGCAATCCAACGGCAAAGTTTTCACAGGGGTTTTCGTAGgcttacatggactgtttgagtttagagggatctACGCCAGTTTGCGCTGTTGTGTGCATTGTTTTTGCGCatgtttttctattttctgtttgtttggttctgggggaggttcttgggtttgattgttgcactaatgttggaatgtgagatttataattttgtttttgacacagtctatcttttctaatatgtcaaaatgtcaaatgttaatatgagtggattgtctctctctacATGGAATTTGAATGAGTTGTGGCACCttataaaaagttttttattttttaaacataagaaatatgatatagtgttacTCCAAGAagtgcatctttccccgcaggaagctgaacaatttgggaagatatgggttggacatgttttctttagtgctggctcaagtaagagcaggggacaTTTATCTATAATTGGCAAGgttaatgatattaaaatgaattgtattcaaaAATGTTACTACCtgctctccctgtagatgtccacCTCTCTTATTGcatgcaatttgatagcatagcaaagtccttaatTTTGGAATTGTAAGCATCCTAGATTACAATTTAATATGTTACATAGgatgattgacaaaggtgggctaggtctacccaagattttgttttattattatgcactcagacatttggctcattggtcacttccacctgagagagcccctcccttgttttgtattgaaaaggaagttcttgcccctattttgccattgcaaagcctttctatcaaactaattggagaagttaagCAACACcccattatcttgcatttgcactctgtatggacaaaagtgtccagagtgtttaatttggatatttatttaaatgttgcctgaacccaaaattatgtattaataagtcccctttctgctggtcagtaTGGATTGTGAGAGATGTTAATACACTTAGCATCCTACagtatatgagagtggagtgttgagatcttttaaaaatgtggttcaacattttgggattcccagatctgttttataggtatttatgcgccacctgctctgtactatatttgggagtagcatacaaccccctaaagcggcagatactctgggaatggtgattactgcttttgaaaaggtcatgaggcatcaatgTATTACTCCCTGATAGTTCCGTgcctgggggacagagctttaaattctatcaagagattatgggagaaagatttaaatttggtattgggggagggagtgtgggctaggattcttaaaaacatcaagcctgcatctagagatgcaagggtgcaccttatgcaatttaagattttacatagattttattggaccccccctctagattgtataggcttggtctaaagacacacccacctgcaatgccagttggaggatggagaaaTGGCCCATGAtttggtggtgtgttgagatccaa
The Xyrauchen texanus isolate HMW12.3.18 chromosome 14, RBS_HiC_50CHRs, whole genome shotgun sequence genome window above contains:
- the LOC127654704 gene encoding transmembrane protein 182-like; the protein is MKLRVAQFFAGLFGALATLLILLSLGDYWLLASETCTPHSDGLSTLEQGDVLVNHGPLKSEGHNITFSHEGFMWRCTFDDKMEEDNLWEFWFEQEGVHVKVCTPAYLLPFPIPDETYNTTSYTSAIIYRGFWSVSMLIGVATVVVGGFIIICAAPFASHRLYKAGGALYLISGFFLLVGSVMYVIWLEILDVMSLYVDYQKSNSCSDYELNWSYGLSFMFAPVGAFFCLLTGLLFLVIGRTVQQNYH